One genomic window of Candidatus Kuenenia stuttgartiensis includes the following:
- a CDS encoding DUF3185 family protein: protein MNKVVSLAILAVGILFIILGVSATKSFSSDISRFFTGSPTDKAIWMLIGGAVAVIVGLVGLRSWSKGS from the coding sequence ATGAACAAAGTAGTCTCGCTTGCAATACTTGCCGTGGGTATCCTGTTTATAATTTTAGGCGTCAGCGCAACGAAGTCGTTTAGTTCCGACATTTCCCGGTTTTTCACCGGCTCACCCACCGACAAGGCGATATGGATGTTGATCGGCGGCGCTGTAGCTGTAATTGTGGGGTTGGTGGGACTGCGGAGTTGGTCAAAGGGAAGTTAA
- a CDS encoding catalase, translating to MSKTKVLTTAAGIPVCDNQTSLTAGERGPTLLQDHHLLEKLAHFNRERIPERVVHAKAAGAHGTFIVTKDITRYTKASIFSEVGKKTDVFGRFSTVAGEKGSADTVRDVRGFALKFYTEEGNWDMVGNNTPVFFVRDAIKFPDFVHTQKREPQTNLRSKTMMWDFWSQVPESLHQVTILFSDRGIPMGIPFMHGFGSHTYSFINADNERFWVKFHFKTQQGIRNMTPENADRIAGEDADYHTRLLFETIGSGDYPKWTFYVQVMPESEAETYRWNPFDLTRIWSHSDYPLIEVGVLEMNRNPSNYFAEVEQSAFSPANVVPGISFSPCKMLQGRIFAYADAHRYRLGVNFGHLPINRPLATAANTYQRDGSMRFDDNGGASVNYEPNSFGGPKADHAYNEPPLKISGDANRYEQKRGIDDDFVQPGNLFRLLPPDERKRLIENIVASLRKTPKDIQERMVPYFYKADEAYGEGVAKGLGLS from the coding sequence ATGAGTAAAACTAAAGTCTTAACTACAGCGGCAGGCATACCTGTCTGCGATAATCAGACTTCCCTCACCGCCGGAGAACGCGGCCCGACGTTGTTACAAGATCACCATCTTCTTGAAAAATTGGCGCATTTCAACCGTGAACGTATCCCTGAGCGTGTTGTCCATGCAAAAGCAGCCGGTGCACATGGTACTTTCATCGTTACCAAAGACATCACCCGATACACAAAAGCCAGCATCTTTTCGGAAGTTGGGAAAAAAACCGATGTATTTGGCCGATTTTCTACTGTGGCAGGGGAAAAAGGCTCTGCTGATACGGTTCGGGATGTCAGAGGCTTTGCATTGAAATTCTACACTGAAGAAGGCAATTGGGATATGGTAGGAAACAATACTCCCGTGTTTTTTGTACGGGACGCCATAAAATTCCCCGATTTCGTTCATACCCAGAAACGTGAACCTCAAACCAATCTAAGGTCAAAAACCATGATGTGGGATTTCTGGTCGCAGGTTCCGGAATCATTGCATCAGGTAACTATTCTGTTTTCAGATCGCGGCATCCCCATGGGCATCCCCTTTATGCATGGTTTCGGGAGTCATACCTACAGCTTTATCAATGCGGACAATGAACGTTTTTGGGTGAAGTTTCACTTCAAGACTCAACAGGGCATTCGGAATATGACTCCGGAAAATGCAGACCGTATTGCAGGGGAAGATGCCGACTACCATACACGTCTGTTATTTGAAACTATCGGGAGTGGGGATTACCCTAAGTGGACATTTTATGTCCAGGTAATGCCGGAATCTGAAGCGGAAACGTACCGGTGGAATCCGTTTGATTTAACCAGGATATGGTCGCATAGTGACTATCCTTTGATAGAGGTTGGGGTATTGGAGATGAACCGCAATCCCTCGAACTATTTTGCCGAAGTCGAGCAGTCTGCTTTTTCTCCTGCTAACGTTGTTCCCGGTATTTCTTTTTCTCCCTGTAAAATGCTCCAGGGACGTATTTTTGCCTATGCAGATGCCCATCGGTATAGACTAGGCGTGAACTTTGGGCATCTACCGATAAACCGTCCGCTTGCCACGGCAGCAAACACCTATCAGCGGGATGGCTCAATGAGATTCGATGACAACGGCGGAGCTTCCGTAAATTATGAGCCGAACAGTTTCGGAGGACCCAAAGCAGACCACGCGTATAATGAGCCGCCGCTGAAAATTTCAGGTGACGCGAATCGCTATGAACAGAAAAGAGGTATTGATGATGATTTCGTCCAACCCGGAAATCTCTTCCGGCTGTTGCCGCCTGACGAACGGAAACGGCTCATTGAAAACATTGTTGCAAGTCTTAGAAAAACGCCGAAAGACATCCAGGAAAGGATGGTTCCGTATTTTTACAAAGCAGATGAGGCTTATGGAGAAGGTGTTGCAAAGGGACTAGGGCTTTCATAA